Proteins from a genomic interval of Phocoena phocoena chromosome 20, mPhoPho1.1, whole genome shotgun sequence:
- the PAFAH1B3 gene encoding platelet-activating factor acetylhydrolase IB subunit alpha1 — protein sequence MSGEENPASKPTPVQDVQGDGRWMSLHHRFVADSKDKEPEVVFIGDSLVQLMHQCEIWRELFSPLHALNFGIGGDNTQHVLWRLENGELEHIRPKIVVVWVGTNNHGHTAEQVAGGIKAIVQLVNQRQPQARVVVLGLLPRGQHPNPLREKNRQVNELVRAALAGHPRAHFLDADPGFVHSDGTISHHDMYDYLHLSRLGYTPVCRTLHSLLLRLLAQDQGQGGAPMPEPTP from the exons ATGAGCGGAGAAGAGAACCCAGCCAGCAAGCCCACGCCGGTGCAGGACGTGCAGGGCGACGGGCGCTGGATGTCCCTG CACCATCGGTTCGTAGCCGACAGCAAAGATAAAGAACCCGAAGTCGTCTTCATCGGGGACTCCTTAGTCCAGCTAATGCACCAGTGCGAG ATCTGGCGGGAGCTCTTTTCCCCTCTTCATGCCCTTAACTTTGGCATTGGCGGTGACAACACGCAGCACGTGCTGTGGCGTCTGGAGAACGGGGAGCTGGAACACATCCGGCCCAAG ATCGTGGTGGTCTGGGTGGGTACCAATAACCACGGGCACACCGCAGAGCAGGTGGCTGGAGGCATCAAGGCCATCGTGCAACTGGTGAACCAGCGGCAGCCCCAGGCCCGGGTCGTGGTGCTG GGCCTGCTTCCTCGGGGCCAGCACCCCAACCCACTTCGCGAGAAAAACCGACAGGTGAATGAGCTGGTACGGGCAGCACTGGCTGGCCACCCACGGGCGCACTTCCTGGATGCAGACCCTGGCTTTGTGCACTCAGATGGTACCATAAGTCACCATGACATGTATGATTACCTGCATCTCAGCCGGCTGGGGTACACACCTGTTTGCCGGACCCTGCACTCCCTGCTTCTGCGTCTGCTCGCCCAAGACCAGGGACAGGGTGGTGCTCCCATGCCAGAACCCACACCCTAA